From a single Cryptococcus neoformans var. neoformans B-3501A chromosome 3, whole genome shotgun sequence genomic region:
- a CDS encoding hypothetical protein (Match to ESTs gb|CF194261.1|CF194261, gb|CF188193.1|CF188193, gb|CF185204.1|CF185204; HMMPfam hit to Tubulin, Tubulin/FtsZ family, GTPase domain, score: 383.7, E(): 2.3e-112; HMMPfam hit to Tubulin_C, Tubulin/FtsZ family, C-terminal domain, score: 249.2, E(): 6.9e-72) — protein MREIVHLQTGQCGNQIGAKFWEVVSEEHGIQADGSYKGTTDTQLERINVYYNEAAAGKYVPRAVLIDLEPGTMDSIRGGPLGSLFRPDNFVFGQSGAGNNWAKGHYTEGAELVDSVLDVVRREAEGCDCLQGFQITHSLGGGTGAGMGTLLISKIREEFPDRMMCTFSVVPSPKVSDTVVEPYNATLSVHQLVENSDETFCIDNEALYDICLRTLKLSTPTYGDLNHLVSVVMSGVTTCLRFPGQLNSDLRKLAVNMVPFPRLHFFMVGFAPLTARGSASYRAVTVPELTQQMFDAKNMMAASDPRHGRYLTVACYYRGKVSMKEVEDQIQSVQAKNSAYFVEWIPGNISAAQCDIPPRGLKMSSTFICNSTSIQSLFKRIGEQFSAMYRRKAFVHWYTGEGMDELEFSEAESNLQDLVSEYMQYQEAGADDEIYGDEEIPIEEEEM, from the exons A TGCGAGAGATCGTTCACCTTCAAACCGGTCAGTGTGGTAACCAGATCGGTGCCAAATTCTG GGAGGTCGTCTCCGAAGAGCACGGCATCCAGGCCGATGGCTCTTACAAGGGTACCACCGACACCCAGCTCGAGCGCATCAACGTCTACTACAACGAGGCCGCGGCGGGCAAATATGTTCCTCGAGCCGTCCTCATTGATCTCGAGCCCGGAACTATGGACTCCATCCGGGGTGGCCCTCTTGGTAGCCTTTTCAGGCCCGATAACTT TGTTTTCGGCCAGTCGGGTGCCGGTAACAACTGGGCTAAGGGCCACTACACTGAAGGTGCCGAGCTTGTTGACTCTGTCCTCGATGTTGTCCGACGAGAGGCCGAGGGCTGTGACTGCCTTCAAGGTTTCCAGATCACCCACTCTCTCGGTGGTGGTACCGGTGCCGGTATGGGTACACTTTTGATCTCTAAGATCCGAGAAGAATTCCCCGACCGAATGATGTGCACTTTCTCCGTCGTTCCCTCTCCCAAG GTCTCGGACACCGTCGTTGAGCCTTACAACGCCACTCTTTCCGTCCATCAGCTCGTCGAGAACTCTGACGAGACGTTCTGTATTGACAATGAGGCCCTCTATGACATCTGCTTGCGTACTCTCAAGCTTTCCACCCCTACATATGGTGACTTGAACCACCTCGTCTCCGTTGTTATGTCTGGTGTCACTACATGTCTTCGTTTCCCCGGTCAGCTTAACTCCGACCTTCGAAAGTTGGCCGTTAACATGGTGCCTttccctcgtcttcattTCTTCATGGTCGGCTTTGCGCCTCTCACCGCCCGAGGCTCCGCTAGCTACCGTGCCGTCACCGTTCCTGAGCTTACTCAGCAAATGTTTGACGCCAAGAACATGATGGCTGCCTCTGACCCTCGCCATGGC CGATACCTCACTGTCGCCTGCTACTATCGAGGCAAGGTTTCCATgaaggaggttgaagaCCAGATTCAGTCTGTCCAGGCCAAGAACTCCGCTTACTTTGTTGAGTGGATTCCCGGAAACATCTCTGCCGCGCAGTG TGACATCCCTCCTCGCGGTCTCAAGATGTCCTCTACCTTCATCTGCAACTCGACTTCCATCCAGTCGCTTTTCAAGCGTATTGGCGAGCAGTTCTCTGCCATGTACAGGCGAAAGGCTTTCGTGCACTGGTACACTGGAGAGGGTATGGACGAGCTTGAATTC TCTGAAGCCGAATCCAACTTGCAAGACTTGGTATCCGAGTACATGCAGTACCAGGAGGCGGGAGCGGACGACGAAATCTatggtgatgaggagatCCCcattgaggaggaggagatgtaA
- a CDS encoding hypothetical protein (Match to EST gb|CF192002.1|CF192002; HMMPfam hit to Rotamase, PPIC-type PPIASE domain, score: 127.1, E(): 3.9e-35), whose product MSSTGWEIRFSNSRQIPYFYNSERSISTWEPPSELSAEQIQQLPGAAKYMNVQLAQPAGGKEGQVRASHILAKHAGSRRPASWRNDKITITSDEAQAIIEQHIAYLQSLPPADLPKEFAKIASTESDCSSARKGGDLGWFGRGQMQKPFEDATFNTPVGQLSGIVKTDSGIHVILRTG is encoded by the exons ATGTCATCAACCGGTTGGGAGATTCGTTTTTCCAATTCTCGTCAAATCCCCTACTTCTACAACTCGGAACGTAGCATCTCCACTTGGGAACCCCCTTCTGAACTCAGCGCAGAGCAAATTCAGCAATTGCCTGGCGCGGCCAAGTATATGAATGTACAGTTGGCTCAACCTGCaggtggcaaggaaggtCAGGTGAGGGCCAGTCATATCCTGGCAAAGCATGCTGGAAGCAGGAGGCCCGCTTCATGGAGAAAT GATAAGATCACAATCACTTCCGACGAGGCTCAAGCTATTATCGAACAGCACATCGCATATCTTCAATCCCTCCCTCCggctgatcttcccaaggaATTTGCAAAGATTGCCTCAACAGAGAGCGATTGTTCAAGCGCGAGGAAGGGTGGTGATCTTGGATGGTTTGGGAGGGGACAAATGCAAAAGCCCTTTGAG GACGCGACGTTTAACACTCCTGTCGGGCAGCTGAGCGGGATTGTCAAGACGGACTCTGGTATCCATGTCATCCTGCGTACTGGATAG
- a CDS encoding hypothetical protein (HMMPfam hit to AMP-binding, AMP-binding enzyme, score: 304.7, E(): 1.4e-88), with protein sequence MTSLNSFPLLERIIARAQSAPASEAIVDVPHSLTVTYSELCGDILSLGSILTSFLSVPETRVVVLCDKGYLVPLSMLSIWTAGGLSVPVLPSLPLPEQAYMATNSDASLVICDANNKPRADELKADMEKEGIKTTVLEISLNGVRKAAYDKSGAETLSKMSELHSERRAMMLFTSGTTGRPKVVVTRHSALGAQVSAVVQFWRWTSTDNLLHILPLNHLHGIVVALLPALWAGATVELWEKFDARGIWMRWINNEGKTPITMFFGVPTLYSRLIQSHPMLPKELQPIASEASSKLRLQVSGSAPLPESIKKTWEKEGGIGGGQVLLERYGMTETGIIASTGWENDKRVKGHVGYALPGTGIRLWNEDLNQSITAFDTQGEIQVRGPSITTEYWRLPEATAKEFVDGWFKTGDIGVWSSDTAAQNQLKVLGRKSTDIIKSGGEKISAVEIERAILELPGMKDCAVMGVEDEEWGQIVSVCLVTSRPSVTVNEIRNELRSVLAPYKLPKLLKLYEGEIPRNNMGKVNKKKLVLEAFPK encoded by the exons ATGACTTCTCTCAACTCCTTTCCTCTACTCGAGCGCATAATTGCTCGTGCTCAGTCCGCCCCTGCATCCGAGGCCATTGTGGATGTCCCCCATTCTCTCACCGTCACATATTCGGAACTATGTGGCGatatcctctctctcgGCTCTATCCTTACGTCTTTTCTCTCGGTGCCCGAAACTCGAGTCGTCGTTCTTTGCGACAAGGGCTACCTTGTTCCCCTCAGCATGTTGTCCATATGGACAGCAGGAGGACTGAGCGTCCCAGTTCTaccttctttgcctcttcCAGAGCAAGCTTACATGGCGACTAATAGCGACGCTAGCCTTGTCATTTGTGATGCTAATAATAAACCCCGCGCGGATGAGCTCAAGGCAGAtatggagaaagagggcATAAAGACAACGGTACTTGAGATCAGTTTGAATGGGGTGAGAAAGGCAGCTTACGACAAAAGTGGTGCTGAAACCCTCAGCAAGATGTCAGAACTCCATAGCGAGAGAAGGGCCATGATGCTCTTTACTAGTGGTACT ACCGGTCGACCTAAAGTCGTAGTCACACGACACTCGGCTCTCGGGGCCCAGGTATCTGCCGTTGTCCAGTTCTGGCGCTGGACCTCGACCGATAACCTCCTTCACATCTTACCGCTCAACCATTTGCACGGCATTGTcgttgctcttcttcccgcCCTCTGGGCCGGGGCAACCGTTGAACTCTGGGAAAAGTTTGACGCTCGAGGCAtttggatgagatggattAATAATGAGGGTAAAACCCCTATAACTATGTTCTTTGGTGTTCCTACACTCTACTCTCGATTAATCCAGTCTCATCCCATGCTGCCCAAGGAGCTTCAGCCGATTGCTTCGGAGGCTTCATCCAAGTTGCGTCTGCAAGTTTCAGGCTCTGCTCCCCTCCCTGAAAGCATTAAAAAAAcgtgggaaaaggagggaggtATTGGAGGCGGACAAGTATTGTTGGAGCGATACGGAATGACAGAAACAGGCATAATTGCTAGCACCGGCTGGGAGAATGACAAGAGAGTGAAA GGACATGTCGGTTACGCTCTTCCTGGAACCGGAATTCGACTATGGAATGAAGACTTGAATCAGTCCATCACTGCCTTCGACACTCAAGGTGAAATTCAAGTGCGTGGTCCATCCATCACAACAGAGTACTGGCGCCTTCCTGAGGCCACAGCCAAAGAATTTGTGGACGGCTGGTTCAAAACTGGTGATATTGGTGTGTGGTCTTCAGATACTGCAGCTCAGAATCAATTGAAGGTGCtagggaggaagagcacCGACATCATCAAAAGTGGCGGAGAGAAAATTAGTGCGGTGGAGATTGAAAGAGCCATCTTGGAACTCCCCGGTATGAAAGATTGCGCAGTCATGGGTgttgaagacgaggaatgGGGTCAGATC GTTTCGGTATGTTTGGTAACCTCCCGTCCGAGCGTGACAGTCAATGAGATTCGAAACGAGCTTCGAAGCGTCCTTGCGCCGTACAAGCTCCCAAAGTTGCTCAAGCTCTACGAGGGTGAAATCCCGCGAAAT AACATGGGAAAGGTAAataagaagaagcttgTTTTGGAGGCCTTCCCTAAATGA